From Bacillus pumilus, one genomic window encodes:
- a CDS encoding glycosyltransferase family 2 protein has protein sequence MPAISLLVAVYNTSQYVEQCLQSIADQSFSDIEVILVNDGSTDHSGECLEAFAAQDQRFRVIHQTNQGLGAVRNRGIEEAKGTYIAFIDSDDILAPHYCEALYEKAEMTGADLVVSEYWIQFEQSKRTIPTTLLAERSAEKTSLIEALLHGDITGFSWNKLYRRAFIEEHHIRFPLRGELENIEDQYVTLRCFSLSRSIAFVHEPLYYYRVHLSSIVQRYQKQYFHHGLTFYHAQRLFLKEYDDISLYEKALDFFIVNHTLHCMLNEWKSQNALSIREKLDHMREMVTHEAFLHAVKQVEPSKLTARKRMILFLAKCRLVYPLSAAASSYQKWIEYQTRK, from the coding sequence ATGCCAGCTATCAGTCTATTGGTCGCAGTCTACAATACGAGTCAATATGTGGAGCAATGCCTTCAATCAATTGCAGATCAAAGTTTTTCAGATATAGAAGTGATTCTCGTGAATGATGGATCGACGGATCACAGCGGAGAATGTCTTGAAGCGTTTGCTGCGCAAGATCAGCGCTTTCGGGTCATTCATCAAACCAATCAAGGGTTAGGCGCTGTGAGGAACCGGGGCATCGAAGAAGCAAAAGGGACGTATATCGCCTTTATTGATTCAGATGATATTCTCGCGCCTCATTACTGTGAAGCCTTGTATGAAAAAGCTGAAATGACCGGCGCAGATCTTGTTGTCAGTGAGTACTGGATTCAATTTGAACAGTCAAAGCGAACCATACCAACGACGCTGTTAGCCGAGCGATCAGCCGAAAAGACGAGTTTAATTGAAGCGTTATTGCACGGAGACATCACGGGGTTTTCATGGAATAAGCTGTATCGGCGTGCCTTTATCGAAGAACATCACATTCGATTTCCGCTGCGGGGGGAACTTGAGAACATAGAAGATCAATATGTGACGCTGCGCTGTTTTTCTTTATCACGCAGCATCGCCTTTGTTCATGAACCTCTTTATTACTACAGGGTTCATCTGTCATCTATTGTGCAGCGATATCAGAAGCAGTATTTTCATCATGGACTGACCTTTTATCATGCGCAGCGCTTGTTTTTGAAAGAATATGATGACATCTCTCTGTATGAGAAGGCACTTGATTTTTTTATTGTCAATCATACTCTTCATTGTATGCTCAACGAATGGAAGAGCCAAAATGCCCTCTCTATTCGGGAAAAGCTTGATCACATGCGGGAAATGGTGACACACGAGGCCTTTCTGCATGCCGTCAAACAAGTGGAACCATCGAAGCTCACCGCTCGAAAGCGAATGATTTTATTCCTTGCTAAGTGCCGGCTGGTTTATCCGCTTTCTGCCGCCGCTTCAAGCTATCAAAAATGGATCGAATATCAAACAAGGAAATAG
- a CDS encoding EpsG family protein yields MAVYLVNMILVYLWSSFAAFYGRRDDTIQSGWRPNKILVLFPFLFLCIVAGIRYKVGTDFVTYGQMYEFSVNYEKPWHIFGFGVDKAATDPGFTFILWMLNQLSRDPQIMYISVGAITYFFIIKTLIQYGRPFELSMLLFLGTFHYYASFNGMRQYMVAAVLFYAIRLVINGQWKLYFPLVLVCSLFHSSALIMIPVYFIVRTKAWSWMMLVLCMIFLGLTALYDRFVSVFVVMLQGSSYGHYEEWLTTNTNGMNVTKIGVLVLPLLLAFLYRKRLRELTPESDYIVNFCLLGFLFGILATKDVIYARFHIYFGLYQLILLPYFTRIFDQRSNVFIYVGIAVCYILYSIMLMPFDSSVLPYRTIFTK; encoded by the coding sequence ATGGCGGTTTATTTGGTGAACATGATTTTGGTCTATTTATGGTCGAGCTTTGCCGCATTTTACGGCAGGCGTGATGATACCATTCAAAGCGGATGGCGGCCTAACAAGATTCTGGTGTTATTTCCGTTTTTGTTTCTTTGTATTGTCGCTGGTATTCGGTACAAAGTAGGAACCGATTTTGTCACATATGGACAGATGTATGAGTTCTCCGTCAATTATGAAAAGCCTTGGCATATATTCGGATTTGGTGTGGACAAGGCGGCCACTGACCCAGGATTTACGTTTATTTTATGGATGCTCAATCAACTGTCCCGTGATCCGCAAATCATGTATATCTCGGTTGGGGCGATCACCTATTTTTTTATCATCAAGACGCTCATTCAATATGGCCGTCCCTTTGAGCTGAGTATGCTGCTTTTTCTCGGCACTTTTCATTATTACGCTTCGTTTAATGGCATGCGTCAGTATATGGTGGCTGCGGTTCTTTTTTATGCTATCCGTCTTGTGATCAATGGTCAGTGGAAATTGTATTTTCCGCTTGTCCTCGTATGTTCATTGTTTCATTCATCGGCTCTCATCATGATTCCTGTGTATTTTATCGTGAGAACAAAAGCATGGTCTTGGATGATGCTGGTCTTATGCATGATTTTCTTAGGGTTAACTGCTCTTTATGACCGCTTTGTTTCCGTGTTTGTCGTGATGCTGCAAGGCAGTTCATATGGGCATTACGAGGAATGGCTCACAACGAATACGAATGGAATGAATGTGACAAAAATTGGTGTGTTGGTTTTGCCGCTTTTACTTGCTTTCCTTTATCGAAAACGACTTCGTGAGCTGACGCCTGAGAGTGATTACATTGTGAATTTTTGTTTGCTCGGTTTCTTGTTTGGCATCCTTGCTACAAAGGATGTCATTTATGCAAGATTTCATATCTATTTTGGCTTGTATCAGCTTATTTTACTGCCATATTTCACACGTATTTTTGATCAGCGGTCTAATGTCTTTATCTATGTAGGGATTGCTGTTTGCTATATTCTGTACAGCATCATGCTGATGCCGTTCGATTCATCTGTTTTACCGTACAGGACGATATTTACAAAGTAG